Proteins encoded within one genomic window of Lynx canadensis isolate LIC74 chromosome B4, mLynCan4.pri.v2, whole genome shotgun sequence:
- the TAC3 gene encoding tachykinin-3, whose amino-acid sequence MRSALLFAAILAISLVHGLGAVCEDSREQVVPGGGHNKKDLDLYQLPPSLLRKLYDSRSVSLDGLLKMLSKASVDPKELPLPQKRDMHDFFVGLMGKRNSQPDTSIDVNQENVPSFGTLKYPPSVE is encoded by the exons ATGAGGAGTGCCCTGCTGTTCGCAGCCATTCTGGCCATTAGCCTGGTTCACGGTTTGGGGGCTGTCTGTGAGGACTCACGGGAGCAGGTGGTGCCCGGTGGGGGCCACAACAAG AAGGACTTGGACCTCTACCAGCTGCCTCCATCTTTGCTCCGGAAACTCTATGACAGCCGCTCAGTCTCTCTGGATGGATTGCTCAAAATGCTGAGCAAGGCTAGCGTGG ATCCTAAGGAATTGCCACTTCCCCAGAAAC GTGACATGCACGACTTCTTCGTGGGACTTATGGGCAAGAGGAACAGCCAGCCAG ACACTTCTATTGATGTAAACCAAGAGAATGTCCCCAGCTTTGGCACCCTCAAGTATCCCCCCAGTGTGGAATGA